Below is a genomic region from Anaerolineales bacterium.
CTAACGGCTTTGAGCTGAGCTGCCGGGGTTCGCGCCAACTCTTGCCCTTCTCTTTTCCCTATTGATCATCATAGCATGCAAATCGCGCTGCATCCCCGGTCTGCTCCAGCGAATGGTTATTCGAAGACCATGCCCCCAAAATCACACTCCAACAAATCTCCCGCTCACATCTGCGCGTAGGGAAAGATACGACCAGCACGACCTTCGGAGCCCGCTGCTACGATATGCGGACTGTCTGGATTCCGTAATGGATAAAAATCAATCCCAATCAAGAATAAAAGAACCCCGGTAAATCTGCAACTTCGCGCACAAAAGAAAATGCAATATTTATCAGCGGGCGACGAAGGAACGAATAACTATTATTACCCTTTAAACCCGCCTCCGTAACTGCCGTTTTCAGGTCACTCGCGGGCGGATACGCGCTGGTATTCGATATTTATCTGGCTATGAGTATAATTGGATTGATAATCAATCCCCATGGCTTGTTATCTGTCCTTCAACGCTTTGTAGCATAGACCAGATTCAGCCGGGGGACAACCAACAGGGGGATAGTCATGGACAACAAACCTTCGCGTTTGCTCGATCAGATGCGCCTCGCACTGCGCCGTAAACACTACTCGCAATCCACCGAACGCAGTTACGTCAATTGGGTCCGCCGCTTCATCCTCTTCCACGGCAAACGCCACCCGCGTACCTTGGACACGCCGGAAGTGGAAGTGTTCCTCACCCACCTGGCCGCTCGTGCCAAGGTGGCCGCCTCCACCCAGAATCAAGCCCTCAATGCCCTGCTCTTCCTTTATAATCAGGTGCTCCACAAGCCGCTCACCGAGCCGATCCACGCCCTGCGCGCCAAACGCCGCAAACCTGTGCCCGTGGTACTGAGCCAGAAGGAAGTCCGCCGGCTGCTGGACGGCATGCAGGGGCAGAATCAGCTCATCGCCCAATTGCTCTATGGCAGCGGGCTGCGCATCTCCGAATGCCTGCGCCTGCGCGTGAAGGATCTCGATTTCGATCAGAATCAGATCTTCGTGCACGACGGAAAAGGAGCCAAGGATCGCGTAACCATGCTGCCGCTCGCATTGATCCAACCTCTTCACCGTCACCTGCGGCACGTCCGCGCCGTACACAAACGCGATCTACGCAAAGGTATGGGAAACGTCTATATGCCCCACGCTCTCGAGCGCAAGTACCCCTACGTTGCCCGCGAGTGGATCTGGCAGTGGGTTTTTCCCTCCCGAAGTCTCTCTACTGACCCTCGCAGCGGCCGACTCCGCCGGCATCACCGCTCACCCAGCGCGCTCCGCCGCGCCATCCGTGAAGCAGCCAGGATCGCCGCAATCCAGAAGCACGTCACTCCTCACACCTTGCGCCACAGTTTCGCCACCCACCTGCTCGAAAAGGGCTACGACATCCGTACCGTGCAGGAGCTGCTCGGGCATAAAGACGTGAAGACGACCATGATCTATACCCATGTACTCAAGCGAGGCGGGCTCGCCGTTCGCAGCCCACTCGACTCCTAAGGATGAATGTCGCCGTGTTGTTTAAAGAGCTTTAAAATCCCTTAAAACCAGCTTGATATACCCTCTGCAGTATGAAATGGGTCTTCATTCGCATCCCCCAGCCTGTTCCACAGCCAGGCCGCTTCCATCACATTTCAAACAGTCCGACACCCCCAGATGCGCCCGCTCGATTTGACCCGTTCCCCGGCAGGCGGAACAATTGCCGGTCACCTCCTCGTAGCACGCCTCGCAGTACCCTTCGAGCGGCAGCGGCTGGCCCTCGACGAAGAACAGCCTCCGCCCACAGCGCTTACATTCCCGCCACACCATGCGTGCTCCTAAATGCGCGGTCCAACCTCACCCCTCCACCCAGCCCGGAACGTACTTCCATGCCTTCCGCAGCTCTTTTCGCTTCGATGCATATTCCGGTTCGTGCTGCGCGACCAGCGCCCAGTACTTCTTCGAATGGTTCAGATACACCGTGTGACACAGTTCGTGCAGCATCACGTAGTGCACCAGGTCTTCGGACAGGAAAAGCAGCTTCAAATTCAAATTGACGTTCTTCTGCTCGGAACAACTGCCCCAGCGCGTACGCTGTGACTTGATGAATATGCGCCTGATCTCGAAACCGTTTTCCTCGGCCAGATGCCGCAGCCAGGGCTTGAGATGCCGGTGCGCCTTGCGCCGCAGCCATTTTCGCAATGCGGCATGCACCGCATCCGAATCGCCCTTGCCGTCATGGACTTTCAGGTGATTGCCCGGACACTCGACCAATTTCACGGACGCAGCATCCGCATACTCGACCCGCCAGACCTCTCCGATGCTGCGCAGTTCGAGGCGCTCGGGCCAGGCGCTTTGCGGTGCGAGTTCGCGCTGCGCCTCGATTTCCCTGGCGACCTTCTCGATCCAACCCCGCTTCTGGGTCAGCAAATCGGGGATGCGCTTGCGGTCGTAGCCCCTGGGCACGACCACCACCAATCCGTCGCGCAGCGACATCTGCAGCCGGGCGTGTTTGGCTCGCCGGCTCACGCGCACGCGGTATTCGCGCTCAATCGACAATTCCAATCCTTATCTATACGCCCCCTGGCCGCCTTTTGCCTCTTCATAGTCCGCCGGCGTGTCGATGTCCTTCAACACACCGGCGTCTTTGGTCTCCATGTACTCGATCCACTCGCTGCGCCGGTGCATGTAATCACGCAGCGTCTCGCCGGCCTCCAGCGCCAGTATCTCCGGCCACAACACCCGCGCCAACAACACTGGATGCCCCCGGCGCCGTTCGAAACTCGGCGCCAGAATCCGGCTGCGTCTCCGTTCCCAGGTTTGCCGTAAACCACGCACGGTTTCGGCCTGCAAGAAAGGTAAGTCGCCGGGACAGATAAACGCGGCCTCGAACGCTTCGTCCTCGAGGGCGCCCAGTCCTGCCTGAATCGAACCCAACATTTCGCTGGATGCATAATCGGGGTTGAAAACCGGTTGGATCTTTTCCGGATCGAGCGTACGCTCGACGGCCTGCCGATCTCCTCCCGTCACCACGATCACCGGTGCAGCAGCGGCCGCCACGAACGTGTTTGCCAGCGCGGCGATCAACGAGCCTTCGCCGCGCCAGGGCAGCGCCAGCTTCGGCGATCCCATGCGCCTGGATTCTCCTGCCGCCAATAAAACGGCAGCGATCATCCCTCGCCTCGCAAGCGCTCCCAATCTTCTTCGTTATCGATGTCCTGCA
It encodes:
- a CDS encoding nucleotidyltransferase family protein, with protein sequence MIAAVLLAAGESRRMGSPKLALPWRGEGSLIAALANTFVAAAAAPVIVVTGGDRQAVERTLDPEKIQPVFNPDYASSEMLGSIQAGLGALEDEAFEAAFICPGDLPFLQAETVRGLRQTWERRRSRILAPSFERRRGHPVLLARVLWPEILALEAGETLRDYMHRRSEWIEYMETKDAGVLKDIDTPADYEEAKGGQGAYR
- a CDS encoding SprT family zinc-dependent metalloprotease — encoded protein: MSIEREYRVRVSRRAKHARLQMSLRDGLVVVVPRGYDRKRIPDLLTQKRGWIEKVAREIEAQRELAPQSAWPERLELRSIGEVWRVEYADAASVKLVECPGNHLKVHDGKGDSDAVHAALRKWLRRKAHRHLKPWLRHLAEENGFEIRRIFIKSQRTRWGSCSEQKNVNLNLKLLFLSEDLVHYVMLHELCHTVYLNHSKKYWALVAQHEPEYASKRKELRKAWKYVPGWVEG
- a CDS encoding integron integrase; translated protein: MDNKPSRLLDQMRLALRRKHYSQSTERSYVNWVRRFILFHGKRHPRTLDTPEVEVFLTHLAARAKVAASTQNQALNALLFLYNQVLHKPLTEPIHALRAKRRKPVPVVLSQKEVRRLLDGMQGQNQLIAQLLYGSGLRISECLRLRVKDLDFDQNQIFVHDGKGAKDRVTMLPLALIQPLHRHLRHVRAVHKRDLRKGMGNVYMPHALERKYPYVAREWIWQWVFPSRSLSTDPRSGRLRRHHRSPSALRRAIREAARIAAIQKHVTPHTLRHSFATHLLEKGYDIRTVQELLGHKDVKTTMIYTHVLKRGGLAVRSPLDS